Proteins encoded together in one Nocardioides marinisabuli window:
- a CDS encoding acyl-CoA dehydrogenase family protein has protein sequence MDLSYSAEEQAFRTEVRTWLGDHLTGDFAALRGLGGPGRDHEAHDERLAWNQHLAAHGWTALGWPVEHGGRGLSLMQQVIFHEEYARADAPARVNHLGEELLGPTLIAFGTPEQQQRFLPPIVAATELWCQGYSEPGAGSDLANVQTRARLEPGPDGEQWVVDGQKVWTSLAHLSQWCFVLARTEPGSQRHEGLSFLLVPLDQEGVEVRPIDQITGGSEFNEVFLTGARTDAAMVVGEPGRGWGVAMGLLGFERGVSTLGQQVGFARELETVVERARANGSYDDPVLRDRLAQATVELEVMRVNALRGLSAVTAGSDSAAGGGAASIAKLVWGGWHRRLGELAMQVAGADGLTARGAAYDLDPHQRLFLFSRADTIYGGSDEVQRTILAERVLGLPREPRPTTPTTSTQGAR, from the coding sequence ATGGACCTGAGCTACTCCGCCGAGGAGCAGGCCTTCCGCACCGAGGTGCGCACGTGGCTCGGCGACCACCTCACCGGCGACTTCGCCGCGCTCAGGGGCCTCGGCGGCCCCGGCCGCGACCACGAGGCCCACGACGAGCGGCTGGCCTGGAACCAGCACCTCGCCGCCCACGGCTGGACCGCGCTGGGCTGGCCGGTCGAGCACGGCGGCCGGGGCCTCAGCCTGATGCAGCAGGTGATCTTCCACGAGGAGTACGCCCGCGCCGACGCCCCCGCCCGGGTCAACCACCTCGGCGAGGAGCTGCTCGGGCCCACCCTCATCGCGTTCGGCACCCCCGAGCAGCAGCAGCGCTTCCTGCCGCCGATCGTCGCGGCCACCGAGCTGTGGTGCCAGGGCTACTCCGAGCCCGGCGCCGGCTCCGACCTCGCCAACGTCCAGACCCGCGCGCGCCTCGAGCCCGGTCCCGACGGCGAGCAGTGGGTGGTCGACGGGCAGAAGGTGTGGACGTCGCTGGCCCACCTCTCCCAGTGGTGCTTCGTCCTGGCGCGCACCGAGCCCGGCTCGCAGCGCCACGAGGGGCTGTCGTTCCTGCTGGTGCCGCTCGACCAGGAGGGCGTCGAGGTGCGCCCGATCGATCAGATCACCGGCGGCTCGGAGTTCAACGAGGTCTTCCTCACCGGCGCCCGCACCGACGCCGCGATGGTCGTCGGCGAGCCCGGCCGCGGCTGGGGCGTGGCGATGGGCCTGCTCGGCTTCGAGCGCGGCGTCTCGACCCTGGGCCAGCAGGTCGGCTTCGCCCGCGAGCTCGAGACCGTCGTCGAGCGCGCCCGCGCCAACGGCTCGTACGACGACCCGGTGCTGCGCGACCGCCTCGCGCAGGCCACCGTCGAGCTCGAGGTGATGCGGGTCAACGCGCTGCGCGGGCTCTCCGCGGTCACCGCCGGCTCCGACTCCGCCGCCGGCGGCGGGGCCGCCTCGATCGCCAAGCTCGTCTGGGGCGGCTGGCACCGCCGGCTCGGCGAGCTCGCGATGCAGGTCGCCGGCGCCGACGGGCTCACCGCGCGCGGGGCGGCGTACGACCTCGACCCGCACCAGCGGCTCTTCCTCTTCAGCCGCGCCGACACGATCTACGGCGGCAGCGACGAGGTGCAGCGCACCATCCTCGCCGAGCGGGTGCTCGGCCTGCCCCGCGAACCCCGACCCACGACCCCGACCACCTCGACGCAGGGAGCCCGATGA
- a CDS encoding FadD3 family acyl-CoA ligase has product MAHPPTMPAALRAVAREHPERPAVVDGETSLSFAELHEAVRAAARGYLALGLRPGDRVCVWAPNSWRWVVAGLATTYAGGVLVPVNTRYRGEEVADVVARSRARVCVVADGFLGRSQVAELRAALPGLDEQAAVVVVGDGEAPPSTTAYDDLAGLGAQVTDADLDARVAGVGPDDVADILFTSGTTGRSKGVLTAHRQTLLAAERWTSTCRVTAEDRYLVISPFFHSYGYKVGIVSSLLTGCALHPVAAFDTERVLAMIERERLTICPGAPTIFHSLLESPSFPTTDTSSLRLANMGSASIPPRLIERMLDELSFELVVPAYGMTECVVATMCRPGDPDEVIGTTNGRVVDGVEMRVVDPQSGAALGPGEVGEIQLRGEMVMLGYLDDPEATAEAVEPDGWLHTGDLGTVDADGNMRITDRLKDMYICGGFNVYPAEVEAVLARLDGVVEAAVVGVPDERMGEVGAAYVVARAGHDLTPDDVEAFLRERLANFKVPRHVELVDELPRNASLKVLKAELRARTTTKDDRWT; this is encoded by the coding sequence GTGGCCCACCCCCCGACCATGCCCGCGGCCCTCCGGGCGGTCGCCCGGGAGCACCCCGAGCGCCCGGCCGTGGTCGACGGCGAGACGTCGTTGTCCTTCGCCGAGCTGCACGAGGCGGTGCGCGCCGCCGCCCGCGGCTACCTCGCCCTGGGCCTGCGCCCCGGCGACCGGGTCTGCGTGTGGGCGCCCAACAGCTGGCGCTGGGTGGTCGCCGGCCTCGCGACGACGTACGCCGGCGGGGTGCTGGTGCCGGTCAACACCCGCTACCGCGGTGAGGAGGTCGCCGACGTCGTGGCCCGCTCGCGGGCCCGGGTCTGCGTGGTCGCCGACGGGTTCCTGGGCCGCTCCCAGGTGGCCGAGCTGCGCGCCGCGCTGCCGGGGCTCGACGAGCAGGCGGCCGTCGTGGTCGTCGGCGACGGTGAGGCCCCGCCCTCCACCACGGCGTACGACGACCTCGCGGGCCTGGGCGCGCAGGTCACCGACGCCGACCTCGACGCACGCGTGGCGGGCGTGGGGCCCGACGACGTCGCCGACATCCTCTTCACCTCCGGCACCACCGGGCGCTCCAAGGGGGTCCTGACCGCGCACCGCCAGACGCTGCTGGCCGCCGAGCGCTGGACCAGCACCTGCCGGGTCACCGCCGAGGACCGCTACCTGGTGATCAGCCCGTTCTTCCACTCCTACGGCTACAAGGTCGGCATCGTCTCGAGCCTGCTGACCGGCTGCGCGCTCCACCCGGTGGCGGCGTTCGACACCGAGCGGGTGCTCGCGATGATCGAGCGCGAGCGGCTCACGATCTGCCCCGGCGCCCCGACGATCTTCCACTCGCTGCTGGAGTCGCCGTCGTTCCCCACGACCGACACCTCGTCGCTGCGGCTGGCCAACATGGGCTCGGCCAGCATCCCGCCGCGGCTGATCGAGCGGATGCTCGACGAGCTCTCCTTCGAGCTGGTCGTCCCGGCCTACGGCATGACCGAGTGCGTGGTCGCCACGATGTGCCGCCCCGGCGACCCCGACGAGGTCATCGGCACCACCAACGGCCGGGTCGTCGACGGGGTCGAGATGCGGGTCGTCGACCCGCAGTCGGGCGCCGCGCTCGGCCCGGGCGAGGTCGGCGAGATCCAGCTGCGCGGCGAGATGGTGATGCTGGGCTACCTCGACGACCCCGAGGCCACCGCCGAGGCGGTCGAGCCCGACGGCTGGCTGCACACCGGCGACCTCGGCACCGTCGACGCCGACGGCAACATGCGCATCACCGACCGGCTCAAGGACATGTACATCTGCGGCGGCTTCAACGTCTACCCCGCCGAGGTCGAAGCCGTGCTGGCCCGCCTCGACGGCGTGGTCGAGGCCGCGGTGGTCGGGGTCCCCGACGAGCGGATGGGCGAGGTCGGGGCGGCGTACGTCGTCGCCCGGGCCGGCCACGACCTGACCCCCGACGACGTCGAGGCGTTCCTGCGCGAGCGGCTGGCGAACTTCAAGGTGCCGCGCCACGTCGAGCTCGTCGACGAGCTGCCCCGCAACGCCTCCCTCAAGGTGCTCAAGGCCGAGCTGCGAGCCCGCACGACGACGAAGGACGACCGATGGACCTGA
- a CDS encoding acyl-CoA dehydrogenase family protein — translation MDLTLSDDERAFQAEARAWLAAHVPTTPLPSMDTEAGFRAHQEWEARLAEARWSVVSWPEELGGRGASLVEWVVFEEEYYRAGAPGRVSQNGIFLLAPILFEHGTPEQQRRFLPSMATGEQVWAQAWSEPGAGSDLASLTSTARRDEARGGWVLDGQKTWSSRASYADWGFGLFRSDPQAQRHAGLTYFLFPLDAEGVTVRPVAQLDGEPGFAEIFLDGVFVPDSDVLGAPGDGWRVAMSTAGNERGLSLRSPGRFCAAADRLVGLWCEHGEEVPSAAAGVVDAWVRAQAYRLYTWGTVTRLAGGGDMGAAGSVNKVFWSELDIALHESALDLLGPASEVDSAWLDGYLFSLSGPIYAGTNEIQRNIVAERILGLPREPKGTGR, via the coding sequence ATGGACCTGACGCTCAGCGACGACGAGCGGGCCTTCCAGGCCGAGGCGCGGGCGTGGCTGGCCGCGCACGTGCCGACGACCCCGCTGCCGTCGATGGACACCGAGGCGGGCTTCCGCGCCCACCAGGAGTGGGAGGCCCGGCTCGCCGAGGCGCGCTGGTCGGTCGTGTCGTGGCCCGAGGAGCTCGGGGGCCGCGGCGCCTCGCTGGTCGAGTGGGTGGTCTTCGAGGAGGAGTACTACCGCGCCGGCGCACCCGGCCGGGTCTCCCAGAACGGGATCTTCCTGCTGGCCCCGATCCTCTTCGAGCACGGCACCCCCGAGCAGCAGCGCCGCTTCCTGCCCTCGATGGCCACCGGCGAGCAGGTGTGGGCGCAGGCCTGGTCGGAGCCCGGGGCGGGCTCCGACCTGGCCTCGCTGACCTCGACCGCGCGGCGCGACGAGGCCCGTGGCGGCTGGGTGCTCGACGGGCAGAAGACCTGGTCGTCGCGGGCGTCGTACGCCGACTGGGGCTTCGGGCTGTTCCGCTCCGACCCGCAGGCCCAGCGGCACGCGGGCCTGACCTACTTCCTCTTCCCGCTCGACGCCGAGGGCGTCACCGTGCGCCCGGTCGCGCAGCTCGACGGTGAGCCGGGCTTCGCGGAGATCTTCCTCGACGGCGTGTTCGTGCCCGACTCCGACGTGCTGGGCGCACCCGGCGACGGGTGGCGGGTGGCGATGAGCACCGCCGGCAACGAGCGCGGGCTCTCGCTGCGCTCCCCCGGCCGGTTCTGCGCCGCCGCCGACCGGCTCGTGGGCCTGTGGTGCGAGCACGGCGAGGAGGTGCCCTCGGCCGCCGCGGGCGTCGTGGACGCCTGGGTCCGGGCGCAGGCCTACCGGCTCTACACCTGGGGCACCGTGACCCGGCTGGCCGGGGGTGGCGACATGGGAGCCGCCGGCTCGGTCAACAAGGTCTTCTGGTCCGAGCTCGACATCGCGCTGCACGAGAGCGCCCTCGACCTGCTCGGCCCGGCCTCGGAGGTCGACTCCGCCTGGCTCGACGGCTACCTCTTCTCGCTGTCGGGGCCGATCTACGCCGGCACCAACGAGATCCAGCGCAACATCGTGGCCGAGCGCATCCTCGGCCTGCCCCGCGAGCCGAAGGGAACCGGTCGATGA
- a CDS encoding acyl-CoA dehydrogenase family protein, whose product MRFVPTPEQDDFAGSLERLLGAAGTVGVARAWAADDTGPGLALWRRLAEQGVSALLVSEEAGGMGAGPVEMVLVLEALGRHAVPGPWVESVAFLPVLLGDGPVVEALAEGAVGSVALAPHVPHALDADVADHLYAVVDGGLVGASAGERHTSVDRTRRLFTLAPDGAPQAGAGDLGRAFDTAALATAAQLLGAGERLLADTVTYVKQRRQFGREIGSYQAVKHRLADVRIALDFARPLVHGAALADPATFCRDVSAAKLAAADAAYLASRVALQAHGAIGYTLELDLSLWITKVRALVAAWGTTAFHRDRVLAALVAERGAVS is encoded by the coding sequence ATGAGGTTCGTGCCCACGCCCGAGCAGGACGACTTCGCCGGCTCGCTCGAGCGGCTGCTGGGCGCGGCCGGCACCGTCGGTGTCGCCCGCGCCTGGGCCGCCGACGACACCGGCCCGGGCCTGGCGCTGTGGCGGCGCCTGGCCGAGCAGGGCGTGAGCGCGCTGCTGGTGTCGGAGGAGGCCGGCGGGATGGGTGCGGGCCCCGTCGAGATGGTGCTGGTCCTCGAGGCCCTGGGCCGCCACGCGGTGCCGGGGCCGTGGGTCGAGTCGGTGGCGTTCCTGCCGGTCCTGCTCGGGGACGGCCCGGTCGTCGAGGCGCTGGCCGAGGGGGCGGTGGGCAGCGTCGCCCTGGCCCCGCACGTGCCCCACGCCCTCGACGCCGACGTCGCCGACCACCTGTACGCCGTCGTCGACGGCGGGCTCGTGGGCGCGAGCGCCGGCGAGCGGCACACCTCGGTCGACCGCACCCGCCGCCTCTTCACGCTCGCCCCCGACGGGGCGCCCCAGGCGGGCGCCGGCGACCTCGGTCGCGCCTTCGACACCGCCGCGCTCGCCACCGCCGCCCAGCTGCTGGGTGCGGGCGAACGACTCCTCGCCGACACCGTCACCTACGTCAAGCAGCGCCGGCAGTTCGGCCGCGAGATCGGCTCCTACCAGGCAGTCAAGCACCGGCTCGCCGACGTGCGGATCGCCCTCGACTTCGCCCGCCCGCTGGTGCACGGCGCGGCGCTGGCCGACCCGGCCACCTTCTGCCGCGACGTCTCGGCCGCCAAGCTGGCCGCCGCCGACGCGGCGTACCTGGCCTCGCGGGTGGCGCTCCAGGCGCACGGCGCGATCGGCTACACCCTCGAGCTCGACCTGAGCCTGTGGATCACCAAGGTGCGCGCGCTCGTCGCGGCCTGGGGCACCACCGCGTTCCACCGCGACCGGGTGCTGGCCGCGCTCGTCGCCGAGCGCGGGGCGGTGTCCTGA
- a CDS encoding acyl-CoA dehydrogenase family protein: MLCEQVGVAALAVPEEHDGAGASAFETCVVLEELGRCLAPSPLLASLVVAETLLASGPPRPAPGCCRGSPPARWPRSPGPG, from the coding sequence GTGCTCTGCGAGCAGGTCGGGGTGGCCGCGCTGGCGGTGCCCGAGGAGCACGACGGGGCCGGGGCCTCGGCGTTCGAGACCTGCGTGGTGCTGGAGGAGCTGGGGCGCTGCCTGGCGCCCAGCCCGCTGCTCGCCTCCCTCGTGGTCGCCGAGACGCTGCTCGCCAGCGGTCCGCCGAGGCCTGCGCCCGGCTGCTGCCGCGGGTCGCCGCCGGCGAGGTGGCCACGCTCGCCTGGGCCGGGCTGA
- a CDS encoding acyl-CoA dehydrogenase family protein: protein MTVAYSKERVQFGRPIGSFQALKHRMADMLVLVETARSIAWAAAYAVSVGAPDAPRLAASAGSWCSDALEQVAAETVQMHGGIAITWEHDAQLLFKRAHALGQLFGQAHEHRRAVLG, encoded by the coding sequence ATGACGGTGGCCTACTCGAAGGAGCGGGTGCAGTTCGGGCGCCCGATCGGCTCCTTCCAGGCGCTCAAGCACCGGATGGCCGACATGCTGGTGCTCGTCGAGACGGCGCGCTCGATCGCGTGGGCGGCGGCGTACGCGGTCTCGGTCGGCGCGCCCGACGCCCCGCGGCTGGCGGCCAGCGCCGGCTCGTGGTGCTCCGACGCGCTCGAGCAGGTGGCGGCCGAGACCGTGCAGATGCACGGCGGGATCGCGATCACCTGGGAGCACGACGCCCAGCTGCTCTTCAAGCGCGCCCACGCGCTGGGCCAGCTCTTCGGGCAGGCCCACGAGCACCGGCGCGCCGTCCTGGGCTGA
- the hutU gene encoding urocanate hydratase codes for MTNHRLPVHAATGTTLSARSWQTEAPLRMLMNNLDPANAERPEDLVVYGGTGKAARSWAAYDALVRSLRDLADDETLLVQSGKPVGVMRTHEWAPRVLIANSNLVGDWANWEEFRRLEDLGLTMYGQMTAGSWIYIGTQGILQGTFETFAAVADKRFGGTLAGTITLTAGLGGMGGAQPLAVTMNDGVVICVECDPARIERRIEHRYLDVRADSLDHALELAVAARDERRPLSIGVLGNAAEVLPELLERGAPIDVVTDQTSAHDPLYYLPAGVAFEDWERERTADPAGFTKAAQASMAAHVRAMVGFQDAGAEVFDYGNSIRDEARKGGYDRAFEFPGFVPAYIRPLFCEGKGPFRWAALSGDPADIAATDKAILELFPADEKPEYERLHKWITMAGERVAYQGLPARICWLGYGERHRAGLRFNEMVANGELKAPVVIGRDHLDCGSVASPYRETEAMLDGSDAIADWALLNALVNTASGATWVSIHHGGGVGMGRSIHAGQVCVADGTDLAAQKIERVLTNDPAMGVIRHVDAGYDRAVEVAEECGVRVPMRD; via the coding sequence ATGACCAACCACCGCCTGCCCGTCCACGCCGCCACCGGCACCACCCTCAGCGCCCGCTCCTGGCAGACCGAGGCGCCGCTGCGGATGCTGATGAACAACCTCGACCCGGCCAACGCCGAGCGCCCCGAGGACCTCGTCGTCTACGGCGGCACCGGCAAGGCGGCGCGCAGCTGGGCGGCGTACGACGCGCTGGTCCGCAGCCTGCGTGACCTCGCCGACGACGAGACCCTGCTGGTGCAGTCGGGCAAGCCCGTGGGCGTGATGCGCACCCACGAGTGGGCGCCGCGGGTGCTGATCGCCAACTCCAACCTGGTCGGCGACTGGGCCAACTGGGAGGAGTTCCGCCGGCTGGAGGACCTCGGGCTGACGATGTACGGGCAGATGACCGCCGGGTCGTGGATCTACATCGGCACCCAGGGCATCCTGCAGGGCACCTTCGAGACGTTCGCGGCGGTCGCCGACAAGAGGTTCGGCGGCACCCTGGCCGGCACCATCACCCTCACCGCCGGGCTCGGCGGCATGGGCGGGGCGCAGCCGCTGGCGGTGACCATGAACGACGGGGTCGTGATCTGCGTCGAGTGCGACCCCGCGCGCATCGAGCGGCGCATCGAGCACCGCTACCTCGACGTGCGCGCCGACTCCCTCGACCACGCCCTCGAGCTGGCCGTCGCCGCGCGCGACGAGCGCCGCCCGCTCTCGATCGGGGTGCTCGGCAACGCCGCCGAGGTGCTGCCCGAGCTGCTCGAGCGGGGTGCCCCGATCGACGTCGTCACCGACCAGACCTCCGCGCACGACCCGCTCTACTACCTGCCCGCCGGGGTGGCCTTCGAGGACTGGGAGCGCGAGCGCACCGCCGACCCCGCCGGCTTCACGAAGGCCGCGCAGGCCTCGATGGCCGCGCACGTGCGGGCGATGGTGGGCTTCCAGGACGCCGGCGCCGAGGTCTTCGACTACGGCAACTCGATCCGCGACGAGGCCCGCAAGGGCGGCTACGACCGCGCCTTCGAGTTCCCCGGCTTCGTGCCCGCCTACATCCGCCCGCTCTTCTGCGAGGGCAAGGGCCCGTTCCGCTGGGCCGCGCTCTCGGGCGACCCCGCCGACATCGCCGCCACCGACAAGGCGATCCTCGAGCTGTTCCCCGCCGACGAGAAGCCGGAGTACGAGCGGCTGCACAAGTGGATCACCATGGCCGGTGAGCGGGTCGCCTACCAGGGCCTGCCCGCACGCATCTGCTGGCTGGGGTACGGCGAGCGGCACCGCGCCGGGCTGAGGTTCAACGAGATGGTCGCCAACGGCGAGCTCAAGGCCCCCGTGGTGATCGGGCGCGACCACCTCGACTGCGGCTCGGTCGCCTCGCCCTACCGCGAGACCGAGGCGATGCTCGACGGCTCCGACGCGATCGCCGACTGGGCGCTGCTCAACGCGCTGGTCAACACCGCCTCGGGCGCCACCTGGGTCTCGATCCACCACGGCGGCGGGGTTGGCATGGGCCGCTCCATCCACGCCGGGCAGGTGTGCGTCGCCGACGGCACCGACCTGGCCGCGCAGAAGATCGAGCGGGTCCTGACCAACGACCCCGCCATGGGCGTGATCCGCCACGTCGACGCCGGCTACGACCGCGCCGTCGAGGTGGCCGAGGAGTGCGGCGTACGGGTACCGATGCGGGACTGA
- the hutH gene encoding histidine ammonia-lyase: protein MQQHTSPTAAPPSATITLGVGPVSPQELVAVTRGGAGVHLGQDAVEAIQRARAVVEELAAASTPAYGISTGFGALATRHIPTDLRAQLQRSLVRSHAAGSGPEVEAEVTRGLMLLRLSTLATGHTGIRLETAQLLADLLTHRITPVVHEHGSLGCSGDLAPLSHCALALMGEGMVRDAAGALVPAADALAAAGLRPVELAAKEGLALINGTDGMLGMLVLAIADLRVLLRTADIAAAMSVEGQLGTDRVFAAELQALRPHPGQAASAANLVRLLDGSAIMASHRGPDCHRVQDAYSLRCSPQVHGAARDTLEHCDLVASRELASAVDNPVVLAEEGRVESNGNFHGAPVAYALDFLAIVAADVASISERRTDRFLDKARNHGLPPFLAHDPGVDSGLMIAQYTQAAVVSEMKRLAAPASVDSIPSSAMQEDHVSMGWSAARKLRRAVDGLTRVVAIEVLTAARALDLRAPLEPSPATAAVVALLRDAGVEGPGPDRHLSPEIETAVGLVASGAVLGAAESVIGELA from the coding sequence ATGCAGCAGCACACGAGCCCCACCGCCGCCCCGCCCTCGGCGACCATCACGCTAGGCGTGGGTCCCGTCAGCCCGCAGGAGCTGGTGGCGGTCACCCGCGGGGGCGCCGGGGTGCACCTGGGACAGGACGCGGTGGAGGCGATCCAGCGGGCCCGCGCGGTGGTCGAGGAGCTGGCCGCGGCCAGCACGCCGGCGTACGGCATCTCGACCGGGTTCGGCGCCCTGGCCACCCGCCACATCCCCACCGACCTGCGCGCCCAGCTGCAGCGCTCGCTGGTGCGCTCGCACGCGGCCGGGTCGGGGCCCGAGGTCGAGGCGGAGGTGACCCGCGGGCTGATGCTGCTGCGGCTCTCGACGCTGGCCACCGGCCACACCGGCATCCGCCTGGAGACCGCCCAGCTGCTGGCCGACCTGCTCACCCACCGGATCACCCCCGTGGTCCACGAGCACGGCTCGCTGGGCTGCTCGGGAGACCTCGCGCCGCTCTCGCACTGCGCGCTGGCGCTGATGGGGGAGGGCATGGTGCGCGACGCCGCCGGTGCGCTCGTGCCCGCCGCCGACGCGCTGGCCGCCGCGGGGCTGCGCCCGGTCGAGCTGGCCGCCAAGGAGGGCCTCGCGCTGATCAACGGCACCGACGGGATGCTCGGCATGCTGGTGCTGGCGATCGCCGACCTGCGGGTGCTGCTGCGCACCGCCGACATCGCCGCGGCCATGTCGGTCGAGGGCCAGCTCGGCACCGACCGGGTCTTCGCCGCCGAGCTGCAGGCCCTGCGCCCGCACCCCGGCCAGGCAGCCTCGGCCGCCAACCTGGTCCGGCTGCTCGACGGCTCGGCGATCATGGCCTCCCACCGCGGGCCCGACTGCCACCGCGTGCAGGACGCCTACTCGCTGCGCTGCTCGCCGCAGGTGCACGGCGCCGCCCGCGACACCCTCGAGCACTGCGACCTGGTCGCCTCGCGCGAGCTGGCCAGCGCCGTCGACAACCCGGTGGTGCTGGCCGAGGAGGGACGCGTGGAGTCGAACGGCAACTTCCACGGCGCCCCGGTCGCCTACGCCCTCGACTTCCTGGCCATCGTCGCCGCCGACGTCGCCTCGATCAGCGAGCGGCGCACCGACCGCTTCCTCGACAAGGCCCGCAACCACGGGCTGCCGCCGTTCCTGGCCCACGACCCGGGCGTCGACTCCGGGCTGATGATCGCGCAGTACACGCAGGCCGCCGTCGTCTCGGAGATGAAGCGCCTGGCCGCCCCGGCCTCGGTCGACTCCATCCCCTCCAGCGCCATGCAGGAGGACCACGTCTCGATGGGCTGGTCGGCCGCGCGCAAGCTGCGCCGCGCCGTCGACGGGCTCACCCGGGTCGTGGCCATCGAGGTCCTCACCGCGGCCCGCGCGCTCGACCTGCGCGCCCCGCTGGAGCCCTCGCCCGCCACCGCAGCGGTCGTGGCGCTGCTGCGCGACGCCGGGGTCGAGGGCCCCGGCCCCGACCGCCACCTGTCCCCGGAGATCGAGACCGCCGTCGGTCTGGTCGCCTCCGGCGCCGTCCTGGGCGCCGCCGAGTCCGTGATCGGAGAGCTCGCATGA
- a CDS encoding carboxymuconolactone decarboxylase family protein, which translates to MTDFQLHDETTAPEGSEELLARSRKQNGMIPGLHATMAEAPGLLEAYQQVHQLFLDSSFDKEELTVVWQSVNVEHACHYCVPAHTAIAHGMKVDSAITDALRDGTPLPEARLEALRTFTLAVVRDRGDVDEAGVQAFLDAGFTKRQVLEVVLGVSQKVMSNYTNHLARTPVDEPFRKFEWNGATVSA; encoded by the coding sequence ATGACCGACTTCCAGCTGCACGACGAGACCACCGCACCCGAGGGCAGCGAGGAGCTGCTGGCCCGCTCGCGCAAGCAGAACGGGATGATCCCCGGCCTGCACGCCACGATGGCCGAGGCCCCGGGCCTGCTCGAGGCCTACCAGCAGGTCCACCAGCTCTTCCTCGACTCCAGCTTCGACAAGGAGGAGCTGACGGTGGTGTGGCAGAGCGTCAACGTCGAGCACGCGTGCCACTACTGCGTGCCCGCCCACACCGCGATCGCGCACGGCATGAAGGTGGACTCGGCCATCACCGACGCGCTGCGCGACGGCACCCCGCTGCCCGAGGCGCGCCTCGAGGCGCTGCGCACCTTCACCCTCGCCGTGGTCCGCGACCGCGGCGACGTCGACGAGGCCGGCGTGCAGGCCTTCCTCGACGCCGGCTTCACCAAGCGCCAGGTCCTCGAGGTCGTCCTCGGCGTCTCCCAGAAGGTGATGTCGAACTACACCAACCACCTGGCACGCACGCCCGTGGACGAGCCCTTCCGCAAGTTCGAGTGGAACGGCGCCACCGTCTCCGCCTGA
- a CDS encoding TetR/AcrR family transcriptional regulator, giving the protein MSTTTTLTPKGSVGRPRLYDEETVLESLTSLFWRQGYTQTSMADIVEASGVHKPSLYRTFGSKEELFATVLRRYLAERIAMFAATIGSAGEGVAAVHAFLEAFEADAVSERGRDGCLMVMASNELRGQLPGYDFATDYRRQMREQLGVLVSRATDPADEQLVGSRADLLTTCLLGVQVILRSGADADDVHRYLAALHDTVDTW; this is encoded by the coding sequence ATGAGCACCACGACGACGCTGACGCCCAAGGGCTCGGTGGGCCGACCTCGGCTCTACGACGAGGAGACCGTGCTCGAGTCGCTGACCTCGCTGTTCTGGCGACAGGGCTACACCCAGACCTCCATGGCCGACATCGTGGAGGCCAGCGGCGTGCACAAGCCCAGCCTCTACCGCACGTTCGGGTCCAAGGAGGAGCTCTTCGCCACGGTGCTGCGGCGCTACCTCGCCGAGCGGATCGCCATGTTCGCCGCCACCATCGGGTCGGCCGGCGAGGGCGTCGCGGCGGTGCACGCGTTCCTGGAGGCCTTCGAGGCCGACGCGGTCTCCGAGCGCGGCCGCGACGGCTGCCTGATGGTGATGGCCTCCAACGAGCTGCGTGGCCAGCTGCCCGGCTACGACTTCGCCACCGACTACCGCCGCCAGATGCGCGAGCAGCTCGGCGTCCTGGTCTCGCGCGCCACCGACCCCGCCGACGAGCAGCTGGTCGGCAGCCGCGCCGACCTGTTGACCACCTGCCTGCTCGGCGTGCAGGTCATCCTGCGCTCCGGCGCCGACGCCGACGACGTCCACCGCTACCTCGCGGCGCTGCACGACACCGTCGACACCTGGTAG
- a CDS encoding GNAT family N-acetyltransferase, with the protein MSRSRLRGRRGWPVRLRHGEVVLRPMRVADAEAWRRARQANATWLVPWDATVPPGGDPRPTTFRALVWRMRRQARQGTTYPFVVEVGGEFAGQVTLNNVVGGSAQFGSVGYWIDRRFAGRGIMPLAVAMVLDHAFAELGLHRVEIAIRPENSNSLRVAEKLGAHEVGYAPRYLHIDGDWRDHRLYAVTVEDVPPGGLVSRVGG; encoded by the coding sequence TTGAGCCGCTCCCGCCTGCGCGGTCGGCGCGGGTGGCCGGTGCGGCTGCGCCACGGTGAGGTGGTGCTGCGACCGATGCGGGTCGCCGACGCCGAGGCGTGGCGGCGCGCCCGGCAGGCCAACGCCACCTGGCTGGTGCCGTGGGACGCCACCGTCCCGCCGGGGGGAGACCCGCGGCCCACGACGTTCCGGGCGCTGGTGTGGCGGATGCGGCGCCAGGCGCGCCAGGGCACGACGTACCCCTTCGTGGTCGAGGTCGGCGGCGAGTTCGCCGGGCAGGTGACCCTCAACAACGTGGTCGGCGGCTCCGCGCAGTTCGGGTCGGTGGGCTACTGGATCGACCGGCGCTTCGCCGGTCGCGGGATCATGCCGCTGGCGGTCGCGATGGTGCTGGACCACGCCTTCGCCGAGCTGGGCCTGCACCGCGTCGAGATCGCGATCCGCCCCGAGAACTCCAACTCGCTGCGCGTCGCCGAGAAGCTGGGCGCCCACGAGGTCGGCTACGCCCCGCGCTACCTGCACATCGACGGCGACTGGCGCGACCACCGTCTCTACGCCGTCACCGTCGAGGACGTGCCGCCCGGCGGGCTGGTGAGCCGGGTCGGGGGCTGA